A region from the Enterobacter roggenkampii genome encodes:
- the rbsC gene encoding ribose ABC transporter permease, whose product MTTQAVSGRRYFTKAWLMEQKSLIALLVLIAIVSTMSPNFFTVNNLFNILQQTSVNAIMAVGMTLVILTSGIDLSVGSLLALTGAIAASLVGIEVNALVAVAAALAAGAAIGAVTGVIVAKGRVQAFIATLVMMLLLRGVTMVYTNGSPVNTGFTDNADLFGWFGIGRPLGVPTPVWIMAIVFLAAWYMLHHTRLGRYIYALGGNEAATRLSGISVNKVKVIVYSLCGLLASLAGIIEVARLSSAQPTAGTGYELDAIAAVVLGGTSLAGGKGRIVGTLIGALILGFLNNGLNLLGVSSYYQMIVKAVVILLAVLVDNKKQ is encoded by the coding sequence ATGACTACCCAGGCTGTTTCTGGTCGCCGCTATTTCACAAAGGCGTGGCTGATGGAACAAAAATCGCTCATTGCCCTGCTGGTGCTGATCGCGATTGTGTCGACCATGAGCCCGAATTTCTTCACCGTAAATAACCTGTTCAACATTCTGCAGCAGACGTCGGTGAACGCCATTATGGCGGTCGGCATGACGCTGGTGATTTTGACCTCAGGGATCGATCTGTCCGTCGGTTCCCTGCTGGCCCTCACCGGCGCGATCGCCGCTTCGCTTGTCGGGATTGAAGTCAACGCGCTGGTGGCCGTGGCCGCGGCTCTGGCGGCAGGCGCGGCGATTGGTGCCGTCACCGGCGTGATTGTGGCAAAAGGGCGCGTTCAGGCGTTCATCGCGACGCTGGTGATGATGCTGCTGCTGCGCGGTGTGACCATGGTGTATACCAACGGCAGCCCGGTCAATACCGGCTTCACCGATAACGCCGATCTGTTTGGCTGGTTCGGTATCGGTCGCCCGCTGGGTGTCCCGACCCCGGTCTGGATCATGGCTATCGTCTTCCTGGCGGCGTGGTACATGCTGCACCATACCCGTCTGGGTCGTTATATCTATGCGCTGGGCGGTAACGAAGCGGCAACGCGCTTGTCCGGGATTAGCGTTAATAAAGTCAAAGTTATCGTGTACTCCCTGTGCGGTCTGCTGGCGTCACTGGCGGGCATCATCGAAGTGGCGCGCCTCTCTTCCGCGCAGCCGACGGCGGGTACGGGGTATGAGCTGGATGCTATTGCAGCAGTGGTTCTGGGCGGTACGAGTCTGGCGGGCGGTAAAGGTCGCATTGTTGGGACATTGATCGGCGCACTGATTCTCGGTTTCCTGAATAATGGTTTGAATTTGTTAGGTGTTTCCTCCTATTACCAGATGATCGTTAAGGCAGTGGTGATTTTGCTGGCGGTACTGGTAGACAACAAAAAACAGTAA
- the rbsB gene encoding ribose ABC transporter substrate-binding protein RbsB, with product MNMKKLATLVSAVALSATVSANAMAKDTIALVVSTLNNPFFVSLKDGAQKEADKLGYNLVVLDSQNNPAKELANVQDLTVRGTKILLINPTDSDAVGNAVKMANQAKIPVITLDRQATKGDVVSHIASDNVLGGKIAGDYIAKKAGEGAKVIELQGIAGTSAARERGEGFQQAVAAHKFNVLASQPADFDRTKGLNVMQNLLTAHPDVQAVFAQNDEMALGALRALQTAGKSDVMVVGFDGTPDGEKAVNDGKLAATIAQLPEQIGATGVETADKVLKGEKVQAKYPVDLKLVIKQ from the coding sequence ATGAACATGAAAAAACTGGCTACCCTGGTTTCCGCTGTCGCGCTGAGCGCAACCGTAAGTGCTAACGCCATGGCGAAAGATACCATCGCGCTGGTTGTCTCTACGCTGAACAACCCGTTCTTCGTCTCCCTGAAGGATGGAGCGCAGAAAGAAGCGGATAAACTGGGCTACAACCTGGTGGTACTGGATTCACAGAACAACCCGGCGAAAGAGCTGGCTAACGTTCAGGACTTAACCGTTCGTGGCACCAAAATTCTGCTGATCAACCCAACCGATTCTGATGCCGTAGGCAACGCCGTGAAGATGGCAAACCAGGCGAAAATCCCGGTGATTACCCTGGACCGTCAGGCAACCAAAGGCGACGTGGTGAGCCATATCGCGTCTGACAACGTGCTGGGCGGCAAAATCGCGGGTGACTACATTGCGAAGAAAGCCGGTGAAGGCGCTAAAGTCATCGAACTGCAGGGGATTGCCGGTACGTCTGCCGCCCGCGAGCGTGGCGAAGGCTTCCAGCAGGCGGTTGCAGCGCACAAATTCAACGTGTTGGCCAGTCAGCCGGCAGACTTCGACCGTACTAAAGGTCTGAACGTCATGCAGAACCTGCTGACCGCACATCCTGACGTGCAGGCGGTATTCGCGCAGAACGACGAAATGGCGCTGGGTGCGCTGCGCGCTCTGCAGACTGCAGGTAAATCTGATGTGATGGTTGTCGGATTTGACGGCACGCCGGATGGTGAAAAAGCAGTAAACGATGGCAAACTGGCTGCGACCATCGCTCAGCTGCCTGAGCAGATTGGCGCGACTGGCGTTGAAACTGCCGACAAAGTGCTGAAGGGCGAAAAAGTTCAGGCTAAATACCCTGTTGACCTGAAACTGGTTATCAAGCAGTAA
- the rbsR gene encoding ribose operon transcriptional repressor RbsR — protein sequence MATMKDVARLAGVSTSTVSHVINNDRFVSEAIREKVEAAVKDLNYAPSALARSLKLNQTRTIGMLITASTNPFYSELVRGVERSCFERGYSLVLCNTEGDEQRMNRNLETLMQKRVDGLLLLCTETHQPSKEIIQRYPSIPTVMMDWAPFDGTSDLIQDNSLLGGDMATQYLIDKGYTRIACITGPLDKTPARLRLEGYLAAMARAGLSVPEGYRITGDFEFHGGFEAMQTLLAQPQRPQAVFIGNDAMAFGAYQALYQAGLRVPHDMAVIGYDDIELASYMTPPLTTIHQPKDELGELAIDVLIHRMAQPTLQQQRLQLTPVLMERGSV from the coding sequence TTGGCCACAATGAAAGATGTCGCCCGCCTGGCGGGCGTTTCTACCTCGACGGTTTCTCACGTCATTAATAACGATCGCTTCGTCAGCGAGGCGATTCGGGAAAAAGTCGAAGCGGCAGTAAAAGATCTCAACTATGCGCCGTCTGCACTGGCGCGCAGCCTTAAGCTCAACCAGACGCGTACGATCGGTATGCTGATCACCGCCAGTACCAACCCCTTTTATTCTGAGCTGGTTCGCGGCGTGGAGCGCAGCTGCTTCGAGCGTGGCTACAGCCTGGTGCTGTGCAATACCGAAGGGGACGAGCAGCGCATGAACCGTAACCTGGAAACGCTGATGCAAAAACGCGTCGACGGGCTACTGCTACTGTGTACCGAAACGCACCAGCCGTCGAAAGAGATTATCCAGCGCTATCCCTCCATTCCCACGGTGATGATGGACTGGGCGCCGTTCGACGGCACCAGCGACCTCATTCAGGATAATTCTCTGCTGGGGGGCGATATGGCCACTCAGTATTTGATCGATAAAGGCTATACCCGCATTGCCTGTATTACCGGTCCGCTGGACAAAACCCCGGCGCGTTTGCGTCTGGAAGGATATCTCGCCGCGATGGCGCGGGCGGGACTTTCCGTGCCGGAAGGGTATCGTATTACCGGTGATTTTGAGTTTCACGGTGGTTTTGAAGCGATGCAGACGCTGCTGGCGCAACCGCAGCGTCCGCAGGCGGTGTTTATCGGCAACGACGCCATGGCGTTTGGCGCCTATCAGGCGTTATATCAGGCCGGTTTGCGCGTTCCCCATGATATGGCGGTAATCGGCTACGATGATATCGAGCTGGCCAGCTATATGACGCCGCCGCTCACCACCATTCATCAGCCAAAAGATGAGCTGGGCGAGCTGGCCATCGATGTGTTGATCCACCGAATGGCTCAGCCCACGCTGCAGCAGCAGCGCCTGCAGCTTACTCCTGTTCTGATGGAACGCGGTTCGGTTTAG
- the mobB gene encoding molybdopterin-guanine dinucleotide biosynthesis protein MobB produces the protein MIPVVAISAWSGTGKTTLLKKLIPALCARGLRPGLIKHSHHNMDIDTPGKDSHELRKAGAAQTMVASPQRWALMTETPDEAPLNLAYLVSRMDHSTLDLVLVEGFKHEAVPKILLFRSDAGHDMSELTLDEHVIAVASDVAVELEVPVLDLNDVDGIAQFIVAWSAV, from the coding sequence ATGATACCTGTTGTAGCCATTTCCGCCTGGAGTGGGACCGGGAAAACCACGCTGTTGAAAAAGCTCATTCCTGCGCTTTGTGCCAGAGGGCTTCGCCCTGGTTTGATTAAGCATAGTCATCACAACATGGACATTGATACGCCCGGAAAAGACAGCCATGAGCTGCGTAAGGCCGGAGCAGCACAAACGATGGTAGCAAGTCCTCAGCGCTGGGCGTTAATGACAGAAACGCCGGATGAGGCGCCGCTGAATCTCGCTTATCTGGTTAGCCGGATGGATCACTCCACGCTGGATCTGGTGCTGGTTGAGGGATTTAAGCATGAGGCCGTGCCTAAGATCTTACTTTTCAGAAGCGATGCCGGGCATGATATGAGCGAGTTAACACTGGATGAGCATGTGATTGCGGTGGCCAGCGATGTGGCAGTGGAACTTGAGGTTCCGGTGCTGGATTTAAATGATGTGGACGGGATTGCGCAGTTTATTGTGGCGTGGAGTGCGGTCTGA
- a CDS encoding FadR/GntR family transcriptional regulator — protein MPLSAQQLAAQKNLSYVLAEKLAQRILAGKYAPGSILPGEMELGEQFGVSRTAVREAVKTLTAKGMVLPRPRIGTRVMPQSNWNFLDQELLSWWMTEDNFHQVIDHFLVMRSSLEPQACLLAATLGTAEQKAQLNALMEEMVFLKKHFNRERWVEVDMAWHEHIYMMSANPFLTSFASLFHSVYHTYFTSITQDDVVKLEWHQAIVDAIQESDGQRALSACQALLAAPTHQQVNK, from the coding sequence ATGCCATTAAGCGCGCAACAGCTGGCCGCCCAAAAAAACCTGTCTTATGTGCTGGCCGAAAAGCTGGCTCAGCGGATTTTAGCGGGTAAATATGCCCCGGGAAGCATCCTGCCGGGTGAAATGGAGCTGGGTGAGCAGTTTGGGGTGAGCCGTACCGCCGTGCGCGAAGCGGTGAAAACCCTGACGGCAAAAGGTATGGTGCTTCCGCGCCCTCGTATTGGCACGCGCGTGATGCCACAAAGTAACTGGAATTTTCTCGATCAGGAGCTGCTCTCCTGGTGGATGACGGAAGACAACTTTCATCAGGTGATCGATCACTTTCTGGTAATGCGCAGTAGCCTTGAGCCTCAGGCATGTCTGCTTGCTGCCACGCTTGGAACAGCGGAGCAGAAAGCGCAGCTTAATGCGTTGATGGAAGAGATGGTGTTCCTGAAAAAACACTTCAACCGCGAACGCTGGGTTGAGGTCGATATGGCCTGGCATGAACATATCTATATGATGAGCGCCAATCCGTTCCTCACCTCTTTTGCCTCTTTATTCCATTCGGTGTACCACACTTACTTTACCTCTATTACACAAGACGACGTGGTAAAACTGGAATGGCACCAGGCGATAGTGGATGCCATTCAGGAAAGCGACGGGCAGCGAGCCCTGAGTGCGTGCCAGGCATTGCTGGCAGCGCCAACCCACCAGCAGGTAAATAAATGA
- the dsbA gene encoding thiol:disulfide interchange protein DsbA — translation MKKIWLALAGMILAFSASAAQFTDGKQYITLEKPVAGEPQVLEFFSFYCPHCYQFEQVLHVSDNVKKKLPEGTKMTKYHVEFLGPLGKDLTQAWAVAMALGVEDKITSPMFEAVQKTQTVQTTADIRKVFVDAGVKGEEYDAAWNSFVVKSLVAQQEKAAADLQLQGVPAMFVNGKYQLNMQGMDTSSMDIFVQQYADTVKYLVEKK, via the coding sequence ATGAAAAAAATTTGGCTGGCGCTGGCAGGTATGATTCTGGCATTTAGCGCTTCTGCTGCACAGTTTACCGACGGCAAACAGTACATCACGCTGGAGAAGCCGGTCGCTGGCGAGCCACAGGTACTGGAGTTCTTCTCGTTCTATTGCCCACACTGTTACCAGTTCGAGCAGGTGCTGCATGTCTCTGACAACGTGAAGAAAAAGCTGCCGGAAGGCACCAAAATGACCAAGTACCACGTCGAGTTCCTGGGCCCATTGGGTAAAGACCTGACTCAGGCATGGGCGGTGGCGATGGCACTGGGCGTAGAAGATAAGATCACTTCGCCAATGTTTGAAGCCGTACAGAAAACCCAGACCGTTCAGACCACTGCGGATATCCGTAAAGTGTTCGTTGATGCCGGCGTGAAAGGTGAAGAGTACGATGCCGCATGGAACAGCTTCGTGGTGAAATCACTGGTTGCCCAGCAGGAAAAAGCGGCTGCTGACCTCCAGCTTCAGGGCGTTCCGGCGATGTTTGTTAACGGCAAATATCAGCTGAACATGCAGGGCATGGACACCAGCAGCATGGATATTTTCGTACAGCAGTATGCAGATACCGTGAAATACCTGGTTGAGAAGAAGTAA
- the mobA gene encoding molybdenum cofactor guanylyltransferase MobA, giving the protein MNVSQEIIGVVLAGGRATRMGGKDKGLQLLNGKPLWQHVADTLAGQVTTIAISANRHIDTYRRSGYAVYQDSLENYPGPLAGMLSVMQQSQGEWFIFCPCDTPFIPSCLVERLFLLRGTAPVVWVHDGERDHPAVALMHRSLAPALLAYLAAGERRVMVFMRESGGHSVDFSDVKSAFVNVNTSEDLQMMQEKR; this is encoded by the coding sequence GTGAATGTTAGCCAGGAAATCATCGGGGTCGTTCTGGCAGGCGGCAGAGCAACGCGAATGGGCGGAAAAGATAAGGGGCTTCAGCTTCTTAATGGAAAACCCTTGTGGCAGCATGTCGCCGATACGCTCGCAGGTCAGGTGACGACTATAGCCATCAGCGCTAACCGGCATATCGACACTTACCGGCGCAGCGGCTACGCCGTTTATCAGGATAGCCTTGAGAATTACCCGGGCCCGCTTGCCGGTATGCTTTCGGTCATGCAACAGTCGCAGGGTGAGTGGTTTATCTTCTGCCCCTGCGATACCCCGTTTATTCCGTCCTGTCTTGTCGAGCGTCTGTTCCTGCTTCGTGGTACAGCGCCTGTGGTTTGGGTGCATGACGGCGAACGTGACCATCCTGCTGTCGCGTTGATGCATCGATCGCTTGCACCTGCTCTGCTGGCCTACCTGGCCGCGGGAGAGCGCAGAGTGATGGTCTTTATGCGTGAGTCTGGCGGCCATTCCGTTGATTTTAGCGATGTGAAATCAGCGTTTGTGAACGTAAATACGAGTGAAGATTTGCAGATGATGCAGGAGAAAAGATGA
- a CDS encoding YihD family protein, protein MKCKRLNEVIELLQPAWQKEPELNLMQFLQKLAKESGFDGDLADLSDDILIYHLKMRDSAKDAVIPGIQKDYEEDFKTALLRARGVIKE, encoded by the coding sequence ATGAAATGTAAACGTCTGAATGAAGTTATTGAACTCCTCCAGCCCGCCTGGCAAAAAGAGCCAGAGCTCAATCTGATGCAATTTTTACAGAAACTGGCAAAAGAGTCAGGTTTTGACGGCGATCTGGCAGACCTTTCTGACGACATCCTGATCTACCACCTTAAAATGCGCGACTCTGCCAAAGATGCTGTTATTCCTGGTATTCAGAAAGATTATGAGGAAGATTTTAAGACTGCATTGCTGCGCGCCCGAGGCGTAATTAAAGAGTAA
- the rbsK gene encoding ribokinase gives MKTAGNLVVLGSINADHILNLESFPTPGETVTGNQYQVAFGGKGANQAVAAGRSGANIAFIACTGDDDTGERVRKQLASDNIDIAPVSVVAGESTGVALIFVNAEGENVIGIHAGANAALTTERVEAQRAIIGGAEALLMQLESPVESVLAAAKIAHENHTTVVLNPAPARVLSDELLALVDIITPNETEAEKLTGIRVENDDDAARAARALHDKGIGTVIITLGSRGVWASVNGEGRRVPGFKVKAIDTIAAGDTFNGALVTALLEGKKMDDAIRFAHAAAAIAVTRKGAQPSVPWRKEIDEFLSQQG, from the coding sequence ATGAAAACCGCAGGCAACCTCGTCGTCCTTGGCAGTATCAATGCCGATCACATTCTTAACCTTGAATCGTTCCCTACACCGGGCGAAACCGTCACGGGTAACCAGTATCAGGTCGCATTCGGCGGTAAAGGGGCAAACCAGGCCGTCGCTGCCGGTCGCAGCGGGGCGAATATTGCGTTTATCGCCTGCACGGGTGATGACGATACCGGCGAGCGCGTACGCAAGCAGCTGGCGAGCGACAACATCGATATCGCACCGGTCAGCGTTGTTGCAGGGGAATCTACCGGCGTGGCGCTGATTTTCGTCAACGCAGAAGGTGAGAATGTCATCGGTATTCATGCTGGCGCTAACGCAGCGCTGACGACGGAGCGCGTGGAAGCGCAACGTGCAATCATTGGCGGCGCCGAGGCCCTGCTGATGCAGCTGGAGTCGCCGGTTGAAAGCGTGCTGGCCGCGGCCAAAATTGCGCATGAAAATCATACCACTGTCGTACTTAACCCGGCCCCAGCCCGAGTATTATCAGACGAGCTGCTGGCGCTGGTGGATATCATCACGCCGAACGAAACCGAAGCCGAAAAGCTGACGGGCATTCGCGTAGAAAACGATGACGATGCCGCGAGAGCCGCGCGTGCGCTGCACGACAAAGGCATCGGAACCGTGATCATCACCCTGGGCAGCCGTGGGGTATGGGCAAGCGTAAACGGTGAAGGCCGTCGCGTGCCGGGCTTTAAGGTGAAGGCGATTGATACCATCGCAGCGGGAGACACCTTCAATGGTGCGCTGGTGACCGCGCTGCTGGAAGGCAAGAAAATGGATGATGCGATCCGCTTCGCGCATGCCGCTGCCGCGATTGCGGTGACGCGCAAGGGGGCTCAGCCTTCCGTTCCGTGGCGTAAAGAGATCGATGAATTCTTAAGTCAGCAGGGGTAA
- the mdtD gene encoding multidrug transporter subunit MdtD — protein sequence MTKKKARSMAGLPWIAAMAFFMQALDATILNTALPAIAQSLNRSPLAMQSAIISYTLTVAMLIPVSGWLADRFGTRRVFMLAVTLFTLGSLACALSSSLTELVIFRVLQGIGGAMMMPVARLALLRAYPRSELLPVLNFVTMPGLVGPILGPVLGGVFVTWASWHWIFLINIPIGVAGLLYARKYMPNFTTPRRSFDMGGFFLFGLSLVLFSSGMELFGEKIVATWIALSVILAGILLFLLYIRHARRHPTPLISLGLFNTRTFSVGIAGNIASRLGTGCVPFLMPLMLQVGFGYPALIAGCMMAPTAMGSILAKSTVTQVLRWFGYRKTLVGVTVFIGLMIAQFSLQSASLPVWMLILPLFVLGMAMSTQFTSMNTITLADLTDENASSGNSVLAVTQQLSISLGVAVSAAVLRFYEGFDSANTVEQFHYTFITMGALTVVSALVFMLLKPKDGRNLIKERHREKAKPNRVPSEQE from the coding sequence ATGACAAAGAAAAAAGCGCGCAGCATGGCCGGATTGCCGTGGATTGCAGCCATGGCGTTTTTTATGCAGGCACTGGATGCCACCATCCTCAACACCGCGCTTCCCGCTATTGCGCAAAGCCTCAACCGTTCCCCGCTGGCGATGCAGTCCGCCATCATCAGCTATACCCTGACGGTCGCGATGCTGATCCCTGTTAGCGGCTGGCTGGCCGACCGCTTCGGCACCCGCAGAGTTTTCATGCTGGCCGTAACGCTCTTTACGCTCGGTTCGCTGGCCTGTGCGCTCTCCTCGTCCTTAACGGAGCTGGTTATCTTCCGCGTATTACAGGGCATTGGCGGCGCGATGATGATGCCCGTGGCGCGTCTTGCCCTGCTGCGAGCCTACCCGCGAAGCGAACTGCTTCCCGTGCTCAACTTCGTCACCATGCCGGGACTGGTCGGCCCGATACTTGGCCCGGTACTCGGTGGCGTGTTTGTCACCTGGGCAAGCTGGCACTGGATCTTCCTGATTAATATTCCGATTGGCGTAGCGGGGTTGCTGTATGCCCGCAAATATATGCCGAACTTCACCACGCCAAGGCGCAGTTTCGATATGGGCGGCTTCTTCCTGTTTGGCCTGAGCCTGGTGCTCTTCTCCAGCGGGATGGAGCTGTTTGGCGAGAAGATCGTCGCGACGTGGATCGCGCTCTCCGTTATCCTCGCCGGAATTCTGTTGTTCCTTCTTTATATACGTCACGCGCGCCGCCATCCGACGCCGTTAATCTCTCTTGGGCTCTTCAACACCCGAACGTTTTCCGTCGGGATCGCGGGAAACATTGCCTCGCGTCTGGGGACGGGCTGCGTACCGTTCCTGATGCCGCTGATGCTGCAGGTTGGTTTCGGCTATCCGGCGCTGATTGCCGGCTGCATGATGGCGCCCACGGCGATGGGCTCGATTCTGGCAAAATCGACCGTGACGCAGGTGCTACGCTGGTTTGGCTATCGCAAAACGCTGGTTGGCGTGACGGTCTTTATCGGTCTGATGATTGCGCAGTTCTCGCTGCAGTCCGCCTCGCTTCCCGTCTGGATGCTGATCCTGCCGCTGTTTGTGCTGGGCATGGCGATGTCGACGCAGTTCACATCGATGAACACCATCACCCTTGCGGATCTGACCGACGAGAACGCCAGTAGCGGCAACAGCGTGCTGGCAGTCACCCAGCAGCTGTCGATCAGTTTAGGGGTTGCCGTGAGCGCGGCGGTACTGCGGTTTTATGAAGGTTTCGACAGCGCGAACACCGTCGAGCAGTTCCACTATACCTTTATCACCATGGGCGCACTCACCGTCGTTTCAGCGCTGGTCTTTATGCTGTTAAAACCGAAAGACGGCCGAAACCTGATTAAAGAGCGTCACAGAGAGAAAGCTAAACCGAACCGCGTTCCATCAGAACAGGAGTAA